The genomic region AGGCGTGTTTGCTGAAGTCCAGCAGATCCTTGCTGCGGGCAAGGCGGATGATGATGTTGGCCGAAAGTTCGCCAGCCAGCTGCTTCATGTGGTCGTATTCGGAGGCGAAGAGTTCGGGCATAAAGCGCTGCACAAGGGCTTCCATTTCTTCGTGCGAGAAGCTGGTGGTGCGGCCCGTTTCTTCGTACACGGCCATGATGGCATCGTATATCTGGCCCACGGCAGGATGCTTTTTGGAGACCTGCTGGTCGTTGGGCAGATTAAGGTTGGCGTTGATCCAGTAGGCAACGCCCGCGCGGCCCGTTTTGTCGGTAATGATGATGGGCACCGGGCGGCCAAGCAGATGCTTGGTGTCGAAAATGTTGTAGATCTCTTCGTTCTTGGCCAGACCGTCGGCGTGCACGCCCGCGCTGGTGGCGTTGAAGTCGCGGCCCACAAAGGGATAGTTGTGGGGAATGCGGTAGTTCAGTTCTTTTTCAAAGAACTCGGCAACTTCGCTCAGAATTGTGGTGTCAGCGGCGGCATCGTCGCCCGTAAGCGAGATGTATTCCACCAGCAGGGCTTCCAGCGGGGTGTTGCCCGTGCGCTCGCCAAAGCCGAACAGCGTGCCGTTGACCGCGCCGCAGCCGTAGAGCCATGCGGTAACTCCGTTGACCAGCACCTTGTGGAAGTCGTTGTGCCCGTGCCATTCAAGCCACTGACCGGGAACGCCGGCCTCGTCCGTAAAGCAGCGCACAATGCGCTGTACCGAGCGGGGCAGCGCCGCGCCGGGGTAGGGCACGCCGTAGCCCATGGTGTCGCACAGGCGGATTTTGACCGGCATGCCGCTCTCGCGCGAAAGTTCCATGAGCCGCTGGGCCAGGGGCAGGCAGAAACCGTAAATATCGGCTCTGGTCACGTCTTCAAAGTGACAGCGGGGGATGATGCCCCATTCCAGCGCCTGCTCGGCCATGCTCACGTACATGTCCATGGCCTGCTGGCGGGTTTTGCCCAGCTTGAGAAAAATATGGTAGTCCGACACGCTGGTGAGCATGCCGGTTTCGTCAAATTCCATGTCGCGCGCGAGCTTGAGGTCGTCCTTGGTGGCGCGTATCCAGGCGGTTACGCGTGGAAAGCGGTAGCCTCTGGCGCGGCATACATCAATGCATTTGCGGTCTTTGGCCGAGTACAGAAAAAATTCCGAAGCCGTGATGAGTCCGGTTTTTCCGCCGAGTCGGTGCAGAAAATCGAACATCTT from Desulfovibrio sp. UIB00 harbors:
- a CDS encoding cache domain-containing protein, with product MSNIIHQTGGSRTLVMQEPEKPQLYRELFPYTSVCRTSFDEVLLSPRPADQMRITDTTFRDGQQARPPYTVKQVAKMFDFLHRLGGKTGLITASEFFLYSAKDRKCIDVCRARGYRFPRVTAWIRATKDDLKLARDMEFDETGMLTSVSDYHIFLKLGKTRQQAMDMYVSMAEQALEWGIIPRCHFEDVTRADIYGFCLPLAQRLMELSRESGMPVKIRLCDTMGYGVPYPGAALPRSVQRIVRCFTDEAGVPGQWLEWHGHNDFHKVLVNGVTAWLYGCGAVNGTLFGFGERTGNTPLEALLVEYISLTGDDAAADTTILSEVAEFFEKELNYRIPHNYPFVGRDFNATSAGVHADGLAKNEEIYNIFDTKHLLGRPVPIIITDKTGRAGVAYWINANLNLPNDQQVSKKHPAVGQIYDAIMAVYEETGRTTSFSHEEMEALVQRFMPELFASEYDHMKQLAGELSANIIIRLARSKDLLDFSKHACGRLDEFVREYPFIQYCYLTDDQGKLRCSAITDPVYRETYEALPIGYDFSEREWFKMPMKTGDLHIMDVYQSHFTSKLIITVSCAVTDDKDNIVGVIGVDIQLELLLKRARALQQEVAAADDSDND